Part of the Pangasianodon hypophthalmus isolate fPanHyp1 chromosome 9, fPanHyp1.pri, whole genome shotgun sequence genome is shown below.
AAGCGAATATAACAGATAATGGATACTGACTACAGACATTTCCGATTGCATGGCAAACGTAAGAGTGATGCAAAATGACAAGTACAGAACACCACAATGCATACAAACGACAATGTACATGTCATTAACAGTAGTAACCAGCAACTAACACTCACTTCATCTATTCATTACATATAACCTGACTTTTATTTGCTTAATATAAAACAACCAGCCATCACCAGAATGTTTAGATCTCGAGCTACAAACTGGCTATGTGCTGATTGATACTATGTACTCCAAGGAGTTCAAAAACACATGAATCTACCTTTCCTGTGGTTAACAAGAGACTCCACCATGGCGTGGAGCTTTCTCAGCTGTTGGTCCTCACTCTCAACTTCCTGCAGCTTCTCTTCAAACCACTGACAAGCATATACATATTAACACACTCAACCACACTCAAAGAAATGAGAGATCTTAAATTGTGGTAGCTTGAATAAGAGTGAGTCATCACTCTGCCAGCAGCAGAGATACTCACAATGTCTGACTCATTCATTTTGATGGTCATCTTGCTGACTGCATCAGTGGCCTTGTTGATCATCTTGAGGAATCCAGCTCCACTCAACGCCTGGGTACTAACTGCTCTGGGTAACTAATAGAACACAGAACATGTATGCAGGTATGTTAGGGTCATACACAAACTAAGAATTTCTTCTGAGAACACTAACTACATTTtgcagccaaaagtatgtggacacctgagcatcacaacccatatgtggttctttccccaaactgttgccacaaagtttgaagcacacaattgtatagaatgtctctgtacgCTGTTAAGAACATTAAGAATTTCCTTTCAcgggaactaagaggcccaaacctgttccagcatgacaatgctcctgtgcacaaagcaagctcatgaagacatggtttgccaaggttgatatggaagaacttgagtggctcaagccctgacctcaaccccactgaacacctttgggatgaactggaacaccgactgcaccccagacctcctcatcaacatcagtgcctgatctcactaatgctcttgtagctgaatgaacacaaatccccacagccacgctccaacatctagtggaaagccttcccagaagagtggagcttattataacagcaaagggggaaccgAATCCATGTTAATGCCCATCGTCTTGGAATGAGCACATACTAGTGTGATGTTTAgttgttcacatacttttggccatatagtgtatatcgtGGAGTGTCTTACTACATAAATGATCCAACAGTTAAGAGCGTGTGCGAAAGAGATCTCTCTTACCTCCTCTTTCTCTAAAAACTCTCTCACATCTGGGTCTTGCAGTAGAGATGGATGAGACACAAGTCTCTGGAGGTACCTAAGCATTAATTTGATGGGTGAAACCCCATTAGAGAAACACCAATCACTGTCATAATTGAACAATCGGTATAAAATCCATAACTAAGAATGAAATTGTAGAGAGAATAACCTTTCAAGAGCAGCTCTCCTCCTTTCAACAAACTCGGCTGATGATGGATCTTCTTTTCCCACCTTCACTTTGGTCATTCCTTTTCAAAAACAGTACACGTGGCAGATGAATTTTGGTAAACCTAactaagaaggaaaaaaatttcaaacaatTTTTGTTCTACAAAATCCAAGATACCCAGAATGCTCTTCTCTGGTGGTGGAGGCACAATGTATCCGTTCGGTGAATGCTTTTCGTAAAGTTTCTCGTAGAGACCCAGAAAATCGCTGAAGCGCCTGCGCACTGTGAACTGCTTACTGCGGAACATGGGCAATGTCGTCTGTgcgtatgtgtgagagagaaagatatacGGTCAGAGTTAGAGTCaagctgtcacacacacacacactattgcaTGTGCTTTCACACTATAGTGAAAAGACTTTGCTTATACATTCACAATAAAAAGACAACGTTTCAAACATAAAGGCTAATACCTGTGTGGAGACTCTGTAGGCCATATAGGCATTCATACCATCACCTGCAGGAAAGAGGAAGCAGTGAGTGCATCAGATAAACCACCCTAAAACAAGTAATGTTTTATTACGTCAGGCGTTATCTGCTAAAATGTTTTACGTAAATCACAAAGCCAGTCATAATGGAGATACAGCTAAAGGAGACTGGTTGCAGATCTCCAGCAATGGCCTACTTTTACCCACATGGGGGAAGGGCAGAGGAAACAGCAGCTAGCTGGCATAAGGCAAAATAGGGAAGTGAAATATTCTCAGTGTTTGTTGAGCATTGTCTCACAGATCACATATATCAAAAATGTAACTGTCGTCACAATGCTGATTTTCCACTTCCCACTGCAATACATGGTAGTATGTTCTCGACAAAATAACTTCCTTTGAGGTCAACCACGAGGAATTGTAGGGGATGGACTTACCCACTTTCTCTGGGTTTGTAACTGAAATGTTCAGATCAAATTtgtcctccttctcctcttcctcctccagctGTATTGTGTGTACATGAGACAGaataagagacagaaacacacactgtaagcaGGCTTGGAAATTCTCTCAAATGACCATCCAAGGGTTTCCAAAGGCTGTTGATATTACAGTCATTAGTACTGTTCAagtcaattccattttatttgtataacgccTTTAACAATGCccactgtcacaaagcaactttacaaaaatttataaattcaagatataaatttaaacttataaatttatcctTTGTATTTATGTACTTTTGTTACTACACTTATCCATCCAACCACCAGAGAAAGTAAAACTACTTCGATttaattttgacaaaaaaaaactttcattctttttcaatttgttTACGTACTTCTTCTTACTCTTTTCCAAATCCTACCATCTGCTGCTCTACTCACACGGTCTGGTGGTTGGTAGAACTACTTTAAGCAAGAATGTTAATTTGCTTGAACAGATACAAGACAACATAATCCAAGATCAAGAATATGGAAATATTGAGGAACCTGAGCAAAACATAGTAGAGTTTAAATACAGTAACTCTAATGCTAGCACAACACGCAGTCACCTCGTATTTAAACACTttgagtgaaaatgaaaacactaaACAGATAATGTTTTTACATGAGAGGAGAGAATACTACAGCTCACAGCTGAAACATTATCCGAAGAATGTCTGCCTTTTTGCTGAGGGGGCAAATACCATGCTACTTCACCAGGAGTGGATAAAGACCGGCTACATAAATTTACTCCTCACAAGAATTCAAGTACTCACTCATTTTCCATAACCTGTATTAATTCACAGGACTGACCCGTCATATTTATTTGCCACATTTTAAGCATGTTACTTTGACTTCCATGTCACCCACTGCGTGGGATtgagcagcacactggagctttcacTTGCTCGATAAGATAGCTAATAAATGTATAAGTTGTCCAGCCTTGTACAAAGTCATGGAAATATCTTTTAAGAACTTTTGTATATGTTGTGCTTGTGCATTCCTGGGTGAAAAAATGGTCCAAGCCCAAgatggcaaatatgaagcttttaatggtcttaacaacaaatcattggtcagaaaatgagcaagaatgaaacaaatgcactcctgagagctcctgtgcctccatttgctggtttacgtttgctgcagtgaactgtttgtttggggaaaagctagaaacagggaaattcacttctaaaGTCTTCTTGTAAACAAAGATATAATCATGATAATGACTtaaatatttgatgtaaaattcaaactaacacatctCTGGGTGtgcaacattttccaaaaatatcttctgggatgtttcccccccttttttccattagtcattatttggttctctgccacacctgatgggccacaaggcttacacatttaaagaaatcaaagggaaaagcttcccatactaacttcctttatctacttgtttaattttctgaccggtgatttgttgttaagaccattaacattagcttaatattttgccattttgggcttggcccattttttatttatttattttttgcccaggaatgtatatacacaagcttgagatcatatttgaacatttttaccAGCATTTatactgaagatggctgcagtaaagacctggcaaatcaactcaagggaggaaactcagcatttggtgatgtccatggggtccagacttcaggtagtcattgactgcaaaggatttacctccaagtaataaaaataatcctaatatttatgattatattagtttgtcccattacttttgagcctgtgaaaatggaggaactctgtaaaaaatggctgtaattcctaaacggttaatgcgatatttttgttaaaccccttcaattaaagctgaaagtctacgcttcagtcacatcttgactgcttcatttcaaatccactgtggtggtgtacagaggcaaaattaccaaaactgtgtcactgtcccaatatttatggacctgactgtatattatatatatatatatatatatatatatatatatatataaaaaatattttattctaacACAAAAAAATTGCACTGTTTACATCTTAATTTAATAATGGTTATACAATAGCAACCCTAGCTTGTCGTTATGGTGATACAATGATGCTGTCGAATTTGCAAAAATTGGTACTTAATCTAAGAATATACTCTGATTGGCTCTGAGAGATTTGTGTTGCGCTGGATTATATACCTCTTCTAGTGTTTTAGGTTGAGGTTTGGAGGCACTCGCTGAAGCCGAGAGAGAGGAAGCTGGCGCTGAGGCCTTCGGTGTTTCTCTCTTCCTGCGGTCATTACGAGGACTGTCCAGAGAGAGCTCAACAGTGGCCTCTGgtaaggagggagggaggaaaaagagaaagaatgttGCAGATCGCACATGACACATTGCCTCAAGTTCCCAGGAAGTGAGCAGAGGGTTGAGGTCACTTCCAGGCCACATCACCATCAAGTAAAGCCCAGGCCTTGAAGCTAAAATGCCTCATCAGCACAGCAAAGACCGGATCAGaatgaaaaacaacagcaaaaaaaaaaaaaaaaaaagctgccctTGCTCTTCCTAAACTCAAAGACTCACTGCTGAAACTGCAGTTCCTTATCATACTTTTCCAAGAAGAGCTACGAAAGTACTAAATAAAACTCCAAGCTCAAGGTTGACTACATCTACAAAAACAGTCCTATCAAGTTAAGTCACAGCAAAGACAGAGTACCTGTAAACAGATCGTCCTCGTCCGAGTGCAGTCCGTTGGTTTTGGAGCTGGTGTCCACGCTGGgtttagcagcagcagcagcagaagcagcagaagcagcagcaggtgGGACTCTGGTGACCTCAGTAAAAAGATCAGGACCGGCATCTTTAGACTGGTCAGCATGCCCTTTACTGATTTCCTTTGCCTGAGGTTTCTTCACCGCAGCTTGCAAAGGCTCCTCGAACAGGTCGTcaccatcgtcatcatcatctccaAACAGGTCAGGTCCTTTCTTACCGGCTGCAGCGCCATCTAGAGGTTTGGGTGCTGTTTTAGTAGTACCGTCTCTTGGTGGCTCTTCGAAAATGTCCTCGGACTTTCTGATGTCATTTTGAGGTGCACCAAATACCTCGCTATTGACATCACCCTGTGCAGCTGAACTCTTGGTGATGTCGCTCTTCAGTAAAGATGCACTGGTTTTATCAGGGACTGGTTGAGCTCCAGACTCGCCTAAAGGATCAGAAAACAGGTCGACCTCCACAGAGGCAGCTCCTTTAGTGTCCTTCTCGGGTTCAGCGTTTGGGCCACTCGGGTCTTTCAGAGGATCTTCTAGGGCTTTACTGAAGACGTCTTTAGGAGACTCGCTAGCGCTGACATGAATTAGAGGATCCACTGGTGTATGAGAGAGCACCTGCATAAAGAAGGCAGAGAAAAACACGGTATAGACCGACACAAAACAGAATGCTTGGACTGATTAGGACTTGGTACTTTAAAGATTTCTGTTcttcttgctttttctttttaaaaaaagaacaaaacaaaacaaaaaaaaacacaagctcACACAAAAACTCACATGAGCAGGGGTTGAGAACTTTGGCCACAGCTTTTACTACACTCCTGCACAATACACTACACCCTTGCTATTGAGTCACAGCTTACAAAAGAGCCAACAAATGTCTGACAAGAAGGAAGAGAGATGAAGTTTTGCAGAGCAGCACTTCCTTGAATGAATTTGCATGAGCTTTTCTGCATCTGTCTTCTCATTTACTTACAGCAGTCCACCATTTCCCAAGCCTCAGTGATCATGTTCATCTGTTGCACTAACCCATCTCAGACTAATTCACTTCTCAAGCCTGGCATGATTAACACACAGGCCATGTTTCTATAATATTTACACAGAAGGCAGATTTACAGTTGACTGCATTAACCATGAACACATCAGGCAGCCCGTGATTGTTTACACTGCTGTGTCTTCAGGAAATAGACTACACCAAGCTTGAAACTTTTCGTTAATTTTTTAGGTGTTTTGCCAACCAGAATTTGTGAAAGCTGCCATAGCTAGCGAGCTAAAGTTTCTCACAGCTAGCTTATCTTATTTCATCTTATCTTATCCGTGTTCGGTGTAAAGCGAACAGATTAAAAGTAAGGCTAATGACTGCTGTGGAGTTAGCTAAGcgctagctgactagctagaCAAACATTCTGGCTAGCAAGTCGCACTAGCCAAACAGTGAAACTACACTGGAAAGACGAGTTCACGCCTAAAGTTTACAGCCTCGCAGAGAGCTAGCATTAGCTTAGCCAATTAGCGGAGACACAGGTCTCCGTGTTGATCTAATAGAGGCTGGACACACAACGTAGTTTACTCACGCTGCCTGTGAAAATGTCCGCTCCTTCATCGCTGTCCTCGTCCTCGCCTAACTCAGGCTCCAGGTCCTGCTCCTCTGAGTCGGGAAAA
Proteins encoded:
- the snx1a gene encoding sorting nexin-1a; translated protein: MAAGSERSPPPFPDSEEQDLEPELGEDEDSDEGADIFTGSVLSHTPVDPLIHVSASESPKDVFSKALEDPLKDPSGPNAEPEKDTKGAASVEVDLFSDPLGESGAQPVPDKTSASLLKSDITKSSAAQGDVNSEVFGAPQNDIRKSEDIFEEPPRDGTTKTAPKPLDGAAAGKKGPDLFGDDDDDGDDLFEEPLQAAVKKPQAKEISKGHADQSKDAGPDLFTEVTRVPPAAASAASAAAAAKPSVDTSSKTNGLHSDEDDLFTEATVELSLDSPRNDRRKRETPKASAPASSLSASASASKPQPKTLEELEEEEEKEDKFDLNISVTNPEKVGDGMNAYMAYRVSTQTTLPMFRSKQFTVRRRFSDFLGLYEKLYEKHSPNGYIVPPPPEKSILGMTKVKVGKEDPSSAEFVERRRAALERYLQRLVSHPSLLQDPDVREFLEKEELPRAVSTQALSGAGFLKMINKATDAVSKMTIKMNESDIWFEEKLQEVESEDQQLRKLHAMVESLVNHRKELSMNTAVFAKSVAMLGSSEDNTALSRALSQLAEVEDRIEQLHQDQASNDFFIFAEHLADYIRLLGAVRACFDQRMKAWQRWQDAQNMLQKKRETEAKLLWANKPDKLQQAKDEITEWESKVSQYERDFERVSATVRKEVMRFEKEKARDFKKQVVRYLDSLLNSQQQLIKYWEAFLPEAKAIA